One window of Lathamus discolor isolate bLatDis1 chromosome 22, bLatDis1.hap1, whole genome shotgun sequence genomic DNA carries:
- the ARHGAP25 gene encoding rho GTPase-activating protein 25, with protein MSLKLPRNWDFNLKMDAAKIARSRSVMSGDAAGAGPGAPSALQRPLKDGWLKKQRSIVKNWQQRYFVLKGQQLYYYKDEDDVKPQGCLSLQGSTIKEVASNPEDGGKFIFEIIPGFSGEQSRAGQDTCVLMANSQSEMEEWVKSIRRALGSTSGEVFGQCLAETMAYEQRFGQHQVPILVQKCAEFIREHGVSEEGIFRLPGQDNLVKQLRDAFDAGERPSFDRDTDVHTVASLLKLYLRELPEPVVPWMQYEDFLLCGQALDADERKGHQELLKQLSLLPRDNYNLLSYVCRFLHEIQLNSSVNKMSVDNLATVIGVNLIRPKREDPAIIMRGTPQIQKVMTVLISHHANLFPPSKDVPPSPPAHNNDKKAPILRSSVGWGAAEDPKVARADALIQRQTRDDLNSSTAPGPAASSSAPREQKGPKDTLGMWKTQSRKRTQTLPNRKPSLAAASMGEKGSNARNDPLEGWKSSPGSSARPVVPEGHKRTLSHDLFKLLDLHRASTYDNVPASQAESGEGSGSEKEFLPCPSPSQEPKERASATSSPEVSKPDEESREFLQNVVLKLEREMELQKKDYEEQIKSLEKENYEVWTKLLRLNQDIEKEKKKSEQLEQKLMNVERSWEEMEKKNKMLEEEIKNLAKSTSKSDAKTN; from the exons ATGTCCCTCAAGCTGCCGCGGAACTGGGATTTCAACCTCAAAATGGATGCTGCAAAAATAG CGCGGTCCAGGAGCGTGATGAGCGGGGATGCAGCGGGCGCCGGGCCGGGCGCCCCCAGCGCGCTGCAGCGGCCCCTGAAGGACGGCTGGCTCAAGAAGCAGCGCTCCATCGTCAAGAACTGGCAGCAGCGCTACTTCGTGCTCAAGGGGCAGCAGCTTTACTACTACAAGGATGAGGATGATGTCAAGCCACAG GGCTGCCTGTCCCTCCAGGGAAGCACCATCAAGGAGGTGGCCAGCAACCCAGAGGACGGAGGGAAATTCATCTTCGAGATCATCCCAG GCTTCTCCGGAGAGCAGAGCCGGGCCGGGCAGGACACCTGCGTGCTCATGGCTAATTCCCAGTCTGAGATGGAAGAATGGGTTAAATCCATCCGACGGGCTCTGGGATCTACATCAGGAG AGGTGTTCGGGCAGTGCTTGGCAGAGACCATGGCCTACGAGCAGAGGTTTGGGCAGCACCAGGTCCCCATCCTGGTGCAGAAGTGCGCTGAGTTCATTCGGGAGCACGGCGTCAGCGAGGAGGGCATCTTCCGCCTCCCCGGCCAGGACAACCTGGTGAAGCAGCTCAGGGATGCCTTTGATGCTGGGGAAAGGCCATCATTTGACCG GGATACGGATGTTCACACCGTGGCCTCGCTGCTCAAGCTCTATCTGCGGGAGCTGCCGGAGCCGGTGGTGCCCTGGATGCAGTATGAGGATTTCCTGCTGTGCGGGCAGGCGCTGGATGCCGATGAGAGGAAG GGCCATCAGGAACTCCTGAAGCAGCTGTCCCTCCTGCCCAGAGACAACTACAACCTCCTCAGCTACGTCTGCAG GTTTCTACACGAAATCCAGTTGAATTCTAGTGTCAACAAGATGAGCGTGGATAACCTGGCAACAGTGATTGGAGTGAACCTCATCAGACCCAAGAGAGAGGATCCTGCCATTATTATGAGAG GCACCCCACAGATCCAGAAGGTGATGACTGTGCTGATCAGCCACCATGCAAACCTCTTCCCTCCATCCAAGGATGTGCcaccctcccctcctgcccacaACAACGACAAGAAGGCGCCCATCCTGCGCAGCTCCGTGGGCTGGGGCGCTGCTGAGGACCCGAAGGTGGCCAGGGCTGACGCACTGATCCAAAGGCAAACG AGAGATGACCTGAATTCCAGCACTGCTCCCGGACCGGCTGCAAGCTCAAGTGCACCCAGAGAACAGAAAGGCCCTAAGGATacactgggaatgtggaaaACGCAGTCAAGGAAAAGAACTCAGACTTTACCCAACAGGAAACCTTCCCTGGCAGCTGCTTCCATGGGGGAGAAAGGCAGCAACGCCAGGAATGACCCATTGGAGGGCTGGAAAAGCTCCCCTGGGAGCAGCGCGCGCCCCGTGGTCCCCGAGGGACACAAGAGAACGTTGTCTCATGATCTTTTTAAGCTGCTCGACCTTCACCGGGCTTCGACCTACGATAACGTTCCTGCTTCCCAGGCAGAGAGTGGGGAAGGCAGCGGCTCCGAGAAGGAATTCCTGCCCTGCCCCAGTCCCAGCCAGGAGCCAAAGGAAAGAGCCAGTGCCACCAGCAGCCCCGAGGTGTCCAAGCCTGATGAGGAGAGCAGGGAGTTCCTGCAGAACGTGGTCCTGAAGCTGGAAAGAGAGatggagctgcagaagaaagaCTACGAGGAGCAGATTAAAAG tcttGAGAAGGAAAACTATGAAGTCTGGACCAAACTGTTGAGGCTGAATCAGGACAttgagaaggagaagaagaaatctGAGCAACTGGAGCAGAAGTTGATGAACGTGGAGCGCTCATgggaggagatggagaagaaaaacaagatgcTTGAGGAGGAGATTAAAAACTTGGCTAAATCCACAAGCAAAAGTGATGCTAAAACCAACTAG
- the CDS2 gene encoding phosphatidate cytidylyltransferase 2 — protein MSDLRQRHGREPGAARDSEDKESESENKLDGETASDSESKSEFGGSPPVPTSDDTPEVLNRALSNLSSRWKNWWVRGILTLAMITFFFIIIYLGPMVLMTIVMCVQIKCFHEIITIGYNVYHSYDLPWFRTLSWYFLLCVNYFFYGETVTDYFFTLVQREEPLRILSKYHRFISFTLYLTGFCMFVLSLVKKHYRLQFYMFGWTHVTLLIVVTQSHLIIHNLFEGMIWFIVPISCVICNDIMAYMFGFFFGRTPLIKLSPKKTWEGFIGGFFATVLFGLLLSYVMSGYRCFTCPVEFNNDTNSFTVDCEPSELFQLQEYNIPVVLQSVVGWKTVRMYPFQIHSIALSTFASLIGPFGGFFASGFKRAFKIKDFANTIPGHGGIMDRFDCQYLMATFVNVYIASFIRGPNPSKLIQQFLTLRPDQQLHIFNTLKAHLVDKGILGSLEDA, from the exons GAGTCCGAGTCTGAGAACAAGCTGGATGGAGAGACAGCATCAGACAGTGAAAGCAAATCTGAGTTTGGAGGATCCCCTCCAGTGCCAACATCAGATGACACTCCAGAGGTCCTCAACAGAGCCCTCTCCAACCTGTCCTCAAG ATGGAAGAACTGGTGGGTAAGAGGCATCCTCACGCTGGCAATGATTACCttcttcttcatcatcatcTACTTGGGACCCATGGTCTTAATGACAATA GTGATGTGTGTCCAGATCAAATGTTTCCATGAGATTATCACTATTGGCTACAACGTGTACCACTCGTATGACCTGCCCTGGTTCAGGACGCTCAGTTG GTACTTCCTGCTGTGTGTAAACTACTTTTTCTATGGCGAGACTGTGACAGATTATTTCTTCACCCTGGTTCAGAGGGAGGAGCCCTTACGAATCCTCAGCAAATACCACCGCTTCATTTCTTTCACCCTCTACTTAACAG GTTTCTGCATGTTTGTTTTGAGTCTGGTGAAGAAACATTATCGCCTCCAGTTCTACATG TTTGGATGGACCCATGTGACGTTGCTAATCGTTGTTACCCAGTCGCACCTCATCATCCACAACCTGTTTGAAGGGATGATATG GTTCATTGTTCCAATTTCCTGTGTGATCTGCAATGACATCATGGCATACATGTTCGGGTTCTTTTTTGGCCGCACACCACTTATCAAG CTCTCCCCAAAGAAGACCTGGGAGGGGTTTATTGGAGGATTCTTTGCCACTGTTTTGTTTGGATTGCTG CTGTCCTATGTGATGTCAGGGTACCGGTGTTTCACCTGCCCTGTGGAGTTCAACAACGACACCAACAGCTTCACAGTGGACTGTGAGCCATCTGAGCTGTTCCAGCTACAGGAGTACAACATCCCCGTGGTGCTGCAGTCTGTGGTGGGCTGG AAGACAGTCCGGATGTACCCCTTCCAAATCCACAGCATCGCTCTGTCTACTTTTGCCTCCCTCATCGGGCCATTCGGAGGCTTCTTTGCAAGTGGATTCAAGAGGGCCTTCAAAATCAAG GACTTTGCCAACACAATCCCAGGGCATGGAGGTATCATGGACCGCTTTGACTGTCAGTACCTGATGGCAACCTTTGTTAATGTGTACATCGCAAGCTTCATCAG agGTCCCAACCCAAGCAAACTGATCCAGCAGTTCTTAACCTTGCGGCCAgaccagcagctccacatcttCAACACACTCAAAGCACACCTTGTTGACAAGGGGATATTAGGTAGCTTGGAGGATGCATAG